The following DNA comes from Teredinibacter haidensis.
CCTTCAAGCCTGAGCGTGAAGGTTTATTCTGTGCCAAAGTATTTGGCCCGGTTAAAGACTACGAATGTTTGTGCGGTAAGTACAAGCGTATGAAGCATCGCGGCATTATTTGTGAAAAGTGCGGCGTTGAAGTCACGTTGGCAAAAGTTCGTCGTGAGCGTATGGCTCATATCGAGCTGGCCTGTCCTACGGCGCACATCTGGTTTTTGAAATCCCTGCCAAGCCGTATCGGTTTGTTGCTGGATATGACCTTGCGCAGCATCGAGCGAGTGCTTTATTTTGAATCTTTCGTGGTTACCGATCCCGGTATGACCACGCTTGAGCGCGGCCAGCTACTGACTGACGAGCAGTACTTTGAAGCCATGGAAGAGTTTGGTGACGAATTCGATGCCAAAATGGGTGCAGAGGCTATCCAGCAATTGGTGAAGGATATCGATCTGGAGCGTGATGCTCAGGGAATCCGCGAAGAAATTCCAAACACGAACTCTGAAACCAAGATCAAAAAGCTGTCCAAGCGACTGAAGCTTCTCGAAGCCTTTATTCAGTCTGGTAACAAGCCGGAGTGGATGATTCTGGAAGCTCTGCCGGTTCTACCGCCCGATCTGCGTCCATTGGTGCCGCTAGACGGTGGTCGTTTCGCAACTTCCGACCTTAACGATCTTTATCGCCGTGTTATTAACCGCAATAATCGTTTGAAGCGTCTGCTTGATCTTAACGCTCCGGACATTATTGTTCGCAACGAAAAGCGTATGCTGCAGGAAGCTGTGGACGCATTGCTGGATAACGGCCGTCGCGGTCGCGCCATCACTGGTTCCAATAAGCGCCCACTGAAATCTTTGGCCGATATGATCAAAGGTAAGCAGGGTCGTTTCCGTCAGAACTTACTGGGTAAGCGTGTGGACTATTCCGGTCGTTCCGTAATTGTGACCGGTCCGACTTTGCGCCTGCATCAGTGTGGTCTGCCTAAGAAAATGGCGTTGGAGCTTTTCAAACCGTTTATTTTTAGCAAGCTTGAGCTGCGCGGCCTCGCTACCACGATTAAAGCAGCCAAGAAAATGGTTGAGCGTGAAGAGCCGGTTGTATGGGATATCCTTGACGAAGTGATTCGCGAGCACCCTGTATTACTTAACCGAGCACCAACACTTCACCGTTTGGGTATTCAAGCGTTTGAGCCGGTACTGATTGAAGGTAAAGCAATTCAATTGCACCCATTGGTGTGTGCGGCTTATAACGCCGACTTCGATGGTGATCAGATGGCTGTTCACGTGCCGCTGACAATTGAAGCTCAGCTAGAATCACGTGCGCTGATGATGTCCACCAATAACATCCTGTCACCAGCTTCTGGTGAACCAATTATCGTCCCGTCGCAGGACGTTGTATTGGGTCTGTACTGGATGACCCGCGAGCGTATTAACGATCTCGGCGAAGGAATGGTGTTCTCCGACAGCAAAGAAGTCTCTCGCGCTTTCTATGCGAAAAAAATTGGCCTGCAGGCACGAATTAGAGTGCGAGTTCGCCAGGTAAAATTACGCGAAGATGGCGAGAAAGAAGAGAAAACTGAGCTGCTGGAGACGACTGTTGGTCGTGTTCTGTTGTGGGAGATTGTGCCCGACGGTATTCCTTTTGACATGGTTAACAAGCCAATGGTTAAAAAGGCCATCTCTGGCGTCATTAACTTTTGTTACCGCATCGTTGGTCTGAAAGCGACGGTTATTTTTGCCGACCAGCTCATGTACATGGGGTACGACTTTAGTACCAAGTCGGGTTCTTCTATCGGTGTAAACGATTTTGAAATTCCCGCTGCGAAAGCCGGTATTGTTGACAGCGCCGATGATGAAGTGAAAGAAATTGAAAGACAGTTCGCGTCCGGCCTGGTAACCCAGGGTGAGAAGTACAACAAGGTGATCGATATTTGGTCTCGCGCCAACGACCTAGTTGCTAAGTCAATGATGGAAGGTATTTCCAAAGAGGCCGTGATTAACCGTGACGGCGTAGAAGAAATGCAGGATTCCTACAACTCTGTCTTTATGTATGCCGATTCCGGCGCTCGTGGTTCGCCCGCACAGATTCGTCAGCTGGCTGGAATGCGTGGCCTGATGGCTCGCCCGGACGGCTCCATTATTGAAACGCCGATTGTTGCGAACTTCCGTGAAGGTTTGAACGTACTTCAGTACTTCATCTCTACACACGGCGCTCGTAAAGGTTTGGCGGATACCGCACTGAAAACAGCAAACTCTGGTTATCTAACCCGTCGACTCGTGGATGTGGCTCAGGACGTTGTTATTACGTCCAGCGACTGCGG
Coding sequences within:
- the rpoC gene encoding DNA-directed RNA polymerase subunit beta', whose amino-acid sequence is MKDLLNLLKNQGQNDEFDGIRIGLASPEMIRSWSFGEVKKPETINYRTFKPEREGLFCAKVFGPVKDYECLCGKYKRMKHRGIICEKCGVEVTLAKVRRERMAHIELACPTAHIWFLKSLPSRIGLLLDMTLRSIERVLYFESFVVTDPGMTTLERGQLLTDEQYFEAMEEFGDEFDAKMGAEAIQQLVKDIDLERDAQGIREEIPNTNSETKIKKLSKRLKLLEAFIQSGNKPEWMILEALPVLPPDLRPLVPLDGGRFATSDLNDLYRRVINRNNRLKRLLDLNAPDIIVRNEKRMLQEAVDALLDNGRRGRAITGSNKRPLKSLADMIKGKQGRFRQNLLGKRVDYSGRSVIVTGPTLRLHQCGLPKKMALELFKPFIFSKLELRGLATTIKAAKKMVEREEPVVWDILDEVIREHPVLLNRAPTLHRLGIQAFEPVLIEGKAIQLHPLVCAAYNADFDGDQMAVHVPLTIEAQLESRALMMSTNNILSPASGEPIIVPSQDVVLGLYWMTRERINDLGEGMVFSDSKEVSRAFYAKKIGLQARIRVRVRQVKLREDGEKEEKTELLETTVGRVLLWEIVPDGIPFDMVNKPMVKKAISGVINFCYRIVGLKATVIFADQLMYMGYDFSTKSGSSIGVNDFEIPAAKAGIVDSADDEVKEIERQFASGLVTQGEKYNKVIDIWSRANDLVAKSMMEGISKEAVINRDGVEEMQDSYNSVFMYADSGARGSPAQIRQLAGMRGLMARPDGSIIETPIVANFREGLNVLQYFISTHGARKGLADTALKTANSGYLTRRLVDVAQDVVITSSDCGTDEGLVMTPVIEGGDIIETLGDRILGRVVAQDVVRPGSDEILIPAGTMIDEKWVVRVGDMSIDEVIVRSSITCESRFGICAQCYGRDLARGHRANIGEAAGVIAAQSIGEPGTQLTMRTFHIGGAASRASAADSIQVKQEGTVRLHNIKVVTRETGDLVAVSRSGELAVADAAGRERERYKVPYGAVISVKDGEQIEGGAVIAKWDPHTHPIITEVAGKVAMTGMEDGLSIRKQTDDLTGLSSIEILDPTERPAAGKDLKPAVTLVDGNGNELTLANSNQPAHYMLPGKAILSLSDGDQIGVGTVIARIPQEGSKTRDITGGLPRVADLFEARKPKEPSILAEISGAVSFGKETKGKRRLVITPANGQLLPDGSTHYEVLIPKHRQLTVFEGETVAKGEVVSDGPSNPHDILRLQGVEALARYIVNEIQEVYRLQGVKINDKHIETIVRQMLRKAEITFMGDSDFVKGEQVEYHHVLESNEKLRADGRQPAKFERQLLGITKASLATESFISAASFQETTRVLTEAAVTGKLDRLRGLKENVVVGRLIPAGTGLTYHNERRRKREEKSLPSDGVSAAEVEAALTEALKSGS